A single region of the Streptomyces sp. NBC_01381 genome encodes:
- a CDS encoding PucR family transcriptional regulator, giving the protein MPPTLASLVHHSALKLTVRAGEEHLDAPVRWAHASELTDPVPYMEGGELLLITALKLDAEDPDGMRRYVKRLAAAGVVGLGFAVGVHYDDIPQALLEAAEGEGLPLLEVPRRTPFLAISKAVSAAIAADQYRAVTAGFAAQRELTKQALSDGPEGLLAALAGQVDGWAALYDASGAVVATAPEWASRRAARLTSDVERLRDRTAPASAVVAGAEDRVELHSIGTGRRPRAALAVGTASTLGTAERYALHSAIALLTLTTERNRSLHAAEARIGAAVLRMLLAGEPDHARTVAGELYGGLLDAPFRLVVAEVPASAPEGGDPLAGLTDAVESAAARAGEALLVVPYGERLVLLVVDGGAGAAACVAHAEQLESGRSEVREQGAGDDASLLMGLSAPAGPIAAATAYKQADQALSVARRRGRTLVEHEELAAGSVLPLLADDAVRAFADGLLRALYEHDATGRGDLIASLRAWLSRHGQWDAAAADLGVHRHTLRYRMRRVEEILGRSLDDPDVRMELWLSLKATSSGTE; this is encoded by the coding sequence ATGCCGCCCACGCTCGCCTCCCTCGTCCACCACTCCGCGCTCAAGCTGACGGTGCGCGCCGGTGAGGAGCATCTGGACGCGCCTGTGCGCTGGGCGCATGCCAGTGAGCTCACCGACCCCGTGCCCTACATGGAGGGCGGCGAGCTCCTCCTGATCACCGCGCTCAAGCTGGACGCGGAGGATCCCGACGGGATGCGCCGCTATGTGAAGCGGCTCGCGGCGGCCGGCGTCGTCGGGCTCGGCTTCGCGGTCGGCGTGCACTACGACGACATTCCGCAGGCGCTGCTCGAGGCCGCCGAGGGCGAGGGGCTCCCGCTCCTGGAGGTGCCACGGCGCACGCCGTTCCTCGCCATCAGCAAGGCCGTGTCGGCCGCGATCGCCGCCGACCAGTACCGCGCGGTGACGGCGGGCTTCGCCGCCCAGCGCGAGCTGACCAAGCAGGCGCTGAGCGACGGCCCCGAGGGGCTGCTCGCCGCGCTGGCCGGGCAGGTGGACGGCTGGGCGGCGCTGTACGACGCCTCGGGCGCCGTCGTCGCCACGGCACCCGAGTGGGCGTCCCGCAGGGCCGCCCGCCTCACCTCCGACGTCGAGCGGCTGCGGGACCGGACGGCCCCCGCGAGCGCGGTCGTCGCCGGCGCCGAGGACCGCGTGGAGCTGCACTCGATCGGCACCGGGCGGCGGCCACGCGCCGCGCTCGCCGTCGGCACGGCGTCCACCCTCGGCACGGCCGAGCGGTACGCGCTGCACTCCGCCATAGCGCTCCTCACCCTCACCACGGAGCGCAACCGCTCGCTGCACGCCGCCGAGGCGCGGATCGGGGCCGCGGTGCTTCGGATGCTGCTCGCGGGGGAGCCGGATCACGCGCGGACCGTGGCGGGAGAGCTGTACGGAGGGCTCCTCGACGCCCCGTTCCGCCTCGTGGTGGCCGAAGTGCCGGCCTCCGCCCCCGAGGGCGGCGACCCGCTCGCCGGGCTCACCGACGCCGTCGAGTCGGCCGCCGCGCGCGCCGGCGAGGCGCTCCTCGTCGTGCCGTACGGCGAGCGGCTCGTGCTGCTCGTCGTGGACGGCGGGGCGGGGGCCGCGGCCTGCGTCGCCCACGCGGAACAGCTGGAGTCCGGCCGCTCGGAGGTGCGCGAGCAGGGCGCGGGCGACGACGCATCGCTCCTGATGGGGCTCTCCGCGCCGGCCGGGCCGATCGCGGCCGCCACGGCATACAAGCAGGCCGACCAGGCCCTGTCCGTGGCCCGGCGGCGGGGCCGCACGCTGGTCGAGCACGAGGAGCTGGCGGCGGGCTCCGTCCTTCCCCTCCTCGCCGACGACGCGGTGCGGGCGTTCGCCGACGGGCTCCTGCGTGCGCTGTACGAGCACGACGCCACCGGCCGGGGCGATCTGATCGCCTCGCTGCGGGCCTGGCTGTCCCGGCACGGCCAGTGGGACGCGGCGGCGGCGGACCTCGGCGTCCACCGGCACACGCTGCGCTACCGCATGCGGAGGGTCGAGGAGATCCTCGGCCGCAGCCTGGACGATCCGGACGTCCGCATGGAGCTGTGGCTCTCCTTGAAGGCGACGTCGAGCGGCACGGAGTAG
- a CDS encoding ATP/GTP-binding protein yields the protein MDSDGTQDAQGTHATPVPRPARALPPMPSGLPPVPRQSPGALPAVSDWLSAPRPKAGLGIWRFRHVPPPEGDGKQRMDRALVAGVVISLVIGLFLWSMWREAAIPYQGAVIRLFVRAEWFYPGTLAPRENMWQGYEARVAASGVFLGLLVYGVGRIGNWGEVLRHLISRRDQPGRALRAAAGALIVLMFVWPEAFPGVAWDPLPIFTGVMALIALFSGGFEIFENEIITYGVYVLITAAVLWPFAKLGDWVGLLRTWLARPRPVKNGLVPSPPQRPASVASRAQWPELRGEGRDKAADVLSAAVLSGQMNDVDCVRVRRMWSTAGGDPALRDAFDDTVLQQGGAAWTHPSGARDLPSRTATHDLLVGQVRIGRCVPEDRNPAGSRGAGIALETAVLGTSLLAVGPSGAGKTERLVRPVVESLSLQALTGQCAVIAVCAAGTPLGGDDGYDVVVKLGDPTSVHDLDLYAGTSDPDEAASFLAEGLVGDLAAVDSRRAATTLAQVLGPYWAAYGRFPSVPVLRELLEGVPSALSDLRDALRSDDHAVMRRELDARVRQQGSAADPGPALADRLALLDRPAFAEFFDSGSDSPFSLRAVMHHPMRVRIDLPERGHGEASRLITRLLLAQFISMVHTRGDREHFVCLVLDDATRVVTDETVQGIQRLRSVNAGVVLALRTVSDVPEALQGPLYATVGCRMAFSGVTTWDGRRFAEAWGTSWIETREVAQHAIFADQPMTRALHAFRKFVTGKAVTRDAVTVRQVERERWSASELAHAVPAGHAVLSLTDVRGEHAPPLLVDLRG from the coding sequence ATGGATTCCGACGGCACGCAGGATGCGCAGGGCACTCACGCCACCCCCGTGCCACGCCCCGCGCGCGCCTTGCCACCCATGCCCTCCGGCTTGCCGCCAGTGCCGCGCCAGTCACCGGGTGCTCTGCCGGCGGTAAGCGACTGGCTGTCGGCGCCGCGGCCCAAGGCGGGGCTCGGCATCTGGAGGTTCCGTCATGTTCCGCCGCCGGAGGGCGACGGCAAGCAGCGGATGGATCGCGCCCTCGTGGCGGGGGTCGTGATCTCCCTGGTGATCGGGCTGTTCCTCTGGTCGATGTGGCGTGAGGCCGCCATTCCCTATCAGGGGGCGGTCATCAGGCTTTTCGTCCGGGCGGAGTGGTTCTATCCGGGGACCCTCGCTCCGAGGGAAAATATGTGGCAGGGCTACGAAGCCAGGGTGGCCGCCAGCGGCGTGTTCCTCGGGTTGCTCGTCTACGGAGTCGGCCGCATCGGAAACTGGGGCGAGGTGCTCCGGCATCTCATCAGCCGCAGGGATCAGCCCGGCCGGGCGCTTCGTGCTGCGGCGGGCGCGCTGATCGTGCTGATGTTCGTCTGGCCTGAGGCCTTTCCCGGGGTCGCCTGGGATCCTCTGCCGATCTTCACCGGCGTGATGGCGCTGATCGCGCTGTTCTCGGGCGGTTTCGAGATCTTCGAGAACGAGATCATCACGTACGGGGTGTATGTACTGATCACCGCGGCGGTGCTCTGGCCGTTCGCGAAACTGGGTGACTGGGTGGGTTTGCTGCGCACGTGGCTCGCCCGCCCGCGGCCGGTCAAGAACGGCCTGGTGCCATCACCTCCCCAGCGGCCCGCGTCCGTGGCATCGCGGGCCCAGTGGCCGGAGCTCAGGGGAGAGGGCCGGGACAAGGCGGCGGATGTGCTGTCCGCCGCGGTGCTGAGCGGTCAGATGAACGACGTCGACTGTGTGCGGGTGCGCCGGATGTGGAGCACGGCGGGTGGGGACCCCGCGCTGCGCGACGCGTTCGACGACACGGTGCTGCAGCAGGGCGGGGCAGCCTGGACGCACCCCTCCGGAGCGCGCGATCTTCCCTCCCGCACGGCGACCCACGACCTTCTGGTCGGGCAGGTCCGCATCGGACGGTGCGTGCCCGAGGACCGCAACCCCGCCGGCAGTCGCGGCGCGGGCATCGCCCTGGAGACCGCCGTCCTCGGCACCTCGCTCCTGGCGGTCGGTCCTTCCGGGGCCGGCAAGACCGAGCGGCTCGTTCGCCCGGTTGTGGAGTCCCTCTCCCTACAGGCGCTCACCGGCCAGTGCGCGGTCATCGCGGTCTGCGCGGCCGGTACACCACTCGGCGGTGACGACGGATACGACGTCGTCGTCAAGCTCGGCGACCCCACGTCCGTGCACGACCTCGACCTCTACGCGGGCACATCGGATCCCGACGAGGCCGCGTCCTTCCTGGCCGAGGGGCTTGTCGGCGACCTCGCCGCCGTCGACAGCCGCCGCGCGGCGACGACGTTGGCCCAGGTGCTCGGCCCCTATTGGGCGGCGTACGGCCGTTTCCCCTCGGTGCCCGTCCTGCGTGAACTGCTCGAAGGCGTGCCCTCGGCCCTGTCGGATCTGCGCGACGCCCTCCGGTCCGACGACCACGCCGTGATGCGGCGCGAACTTGACGCCCGCGTCCGGCAGCAGGGCAGTGCAGCCGATCCGGGACCGGCGCTCGCCGACAGGCTCGCACTCCTCGACCGCCCCGCCTTCGCCGAGTTCTTCGACTCGGGGAGCGACAGCCCGTTCTCCCTGCGTGCGGTGATGCATCACCCCATGCGCGTGCGCATCGATCTGCCCGAACGCGGGCACGGGGAGGCTTCGCGGCTGATCACGCGTCTCCTCCTGGCTCAGTTCATCTCCATGGTGCACACTCGCGGCGACCGTGAGCACTTCGTCTGCCTGGTCCTCGACGACGCCACCCGCGTGGTGACCGACGAGACGGTCCAGGGCATCCAGCGCCTCCGATCCGTGAACGCCGGGGTGGTATTGGCCCTGCGTACCGTCAGTGACGTACCCGAGGCACTGCAGGGGCCGTTGTACGCGACCGTAGGCTGCCGTATGGCGTTCTCCGGGGTCACCACATGGGACGGCAGACGCTTCGCGGAGGCGTGGGGAACGTCGTGGATCGAGACCCGTGAGGTCGCCCAGCACGCCATCTTCGCCGATCAGCCGATGACGCGCGCCCTGCACGCCTTTCGCAAATTCGTCACGGGCAAGGCCGTGACGCGGGACGCCGTAACCGTCCGCCAGGTCGAGCGCGAGCGGTGGTCCGCGTCCGAGCTGGCGCACGCGGTGCCCGCGGGGCATGCGGTGCTCTCGCTGACGGATGTGAGGGGCGAGCACGCGCCGCCGCTGCTCGTGGATCTCCGGGGTTAG
- a CDS encoding aldehyde dehydrogenase family protein produces the protein MTSIHAFWLAGRQTTGETTLDVTSPWDGRLVGKAAVPTDAQVEEAVAAAYAVRDEFAATPAHVRAAALSHVSNRLVERTEEIAQLISAENGKPIKWARGEVGRAVSVFRFAAEEARRFNGGEAQRLDTDAGGQGRLALTRRFPKGVVLGIAPFNFPLNLCAHKIAPAIAVGAPIILKPAPATPLSGLLIGELLAETELPAGSWSVLPVANDKMPALVQDERMPVISFTGSDKVGYAIMDSVPRKHCTLELGGNGAAVVLDDFSSDEDLDWAASRIATFSNYQGGQSCISVQRVIADASVYDRLVPRVVKAVEAQVTGDPSDPATEVGPLVNEDAAKRVESWVDEAVNAGAKLLAGGKRDGAAYAPTVLADVPADVTIACEEVFGPVLTLKKVDGEAEAFAAVNDSKYGLQAGVFTHDLQTAFRAHRDLEVGGVVIGDAPSYRADQMPYGGVKQSGVGREGVAFAMDDYTYERVMVLTGLAL, from the coding sequence ATGACTTCCATCCACGCCTTCTGGCTCGCCGGTCGCCAGACCACCGGTGAGACCACTCTCGACGTCACTTCGCCCTGGGACGGGCGGCTCGTCGGCAAGGCGGCCGTCCCGACCGACGCCCAGGTCGAGGAGGCCGTCGCCGCCGCGTACGCCGTGCGCGACGAGTTCGCCGCGACGCCGGCCCACGTCCGTGCCGCGGCCCTCTCCCACGTGTCGAACCGCCTGGTCGAGCGCACGGAGGAGATCGCCCAGCTGATCTCCGCGGAGAACGGCAAGCCGATCAAGTGGGCCCGCGGCGAGGTCGGCCGCGCGGTCTCCGTGTTCCGGTTCGCCGCGGAGGAGGCCCGCCGCTTCAACGGCGGCGAGGCCCAGCGTCTGGACACCGACGCCGGCGGCCAGGGCCGCCTCGCCCTGACCCGCCGCTTCCCCAAGGGCGTCGTCCTCGGCATCGCGCCGTTCAACTTCCCGCTGAACCTCTGCGCCCACAAGATCGCCCCGGCGATCGCCGTCGGCGCGCCGATCATCCTGAAGCCGGCGCCCGCGACCCCGCTGTCCGGCCTCCTCATCGGCGAGCTCCTCGCCGAGACCGAGCTCCCGGCCGGTTCCTGGTCCGTGCTCCCCGTCGCCAACGACAAGATGCCCGCCCTGGTCCAGGACGAGCGCATGCCGGTCATCTCCTTCACCGGCTCCGACAAGGTCGGCTACGCGATCATGGACTCGGTGCCGCGCAAGCACTGCACCCTGGAGCTCGGCGGCAACGGCGCGGCCGTCGTCCTGGACGACTTCTCCTCCGACGAGGACCTCGACTGGGCCGCCTCGCGCATCGCGACCTTCTCCAACTACCAGGGCGGCCAGTCCTGCATCTCGGTGCAGCGGGTCATCGCCGACGCGTCCGTCTACGACCGCCTCGTGCCGCGCGTCGTCAAGGCCGTCGAGGCCCAGGTCACCGGCGACCCGTCCGACCCTGCCACCGAGGTCGGCCCGCTCGTCAACGAGGACGCCGCCAAGCGCGTGGAGTCCTGGGTCGACGAGGCCGTCAACGCGGGCGCGAAGCTCCTCGCCGGCGGCAAGCGGGACGGCGCCGCGTACGCGCCGACCGTGCTCGCCGACGTACCGGCCGATGTGACCATCGCCTGCGAGGAGGTCTTCGGACCGGTCCTCACGCTCAAGAAGGTGGACGGCGAGGCGGAGGCGTTCGCCGCCGTCAACGACTCCAAGTACGGCCTCCAGGCGGGCGTCTTCACGCACGACCTGCAGACCGCCTTCCGCGCCCACCGCGACCTCGAGGTCGGCGGCGTGGTCATCGGCGACGCCCCGTCCTACCGCGCCGACCAGATGCCGTACGGCGGCGTCAAGCAGTCCGGCGTGGGCCGCGAGGGCGTGGCGTTCGCGATGGACGACTACACGTACGAGCGGGTCATGGTCCTGACGGGCCTCGCCCTGTAG
- the dxr gene encoding 1-deoxy-D-xylulose-5-phosphate reductoisomerase yields the protein MSDSPAPLADPHLVFDPVVTDGPRDIVILGSTGSIGTQAIDLVLRNPGRFRVTALSAAGGRVGLLAEQARQLRVRTVAVAREDVVPALREALKGQYGDGEPLPEILAGPDAATQLAASECHTVLNGITGSIGLAPTLAALEAGRTLALANKESLIVGGPLVKALAKPGQIIPVDSEHAALFQSLAAGTRADVRKLVVTASGGPFRGRTKAELANVTPDDALAHPTWAMGPVITVNSATLVNKGLEVIEAHLLYDIPFERIEVVVHPQSYVHSMVEFTDGSTLAQATPPDMRGPIAIGIGWPERVPDAAPAFDWTKASSWEFFPLDNDAFPSVGLARHVGKLAGTAPAVFNAANEECVDAFLNGALPFNGIMETVTQVVAEHGDPDISASGTSLTVADVLEAETWARARARELTAKATAEARA from the coding sequence ATGAGCGACAGCCCTGCCCCCCTCGCGGACCCGCATCTCGTCTTCGACCCCGTGGTCACGGACGGCCCGCGGGACATCGTCATCCTCGGCTCGACGGGGTCGATCGGCACCCAGGCCATCGACCTCGTCCTGCGCAACCCCGGCCGCTTCCGCGTCACCGCGCTCTCCGCCGCGGGCGGCCGCGTCGGGCTGCTCGCCGAGCAGGCGCGGCAGCTGCGCGTGCGGACCGTCGCGGTGGCCCGCGAGGACGTCGTACCGGCGCTGCGCGAGGCCCTCAAGGGGCAGTACGGCGACGGGGAGCCGCTCCCCGAGATCCTCGCCGGGCCCGACGCGGCCACCCAGCTCGCCGCGTCCGAGTGCCACACGGTCCTGAACGGCATCACCGGCTCCATCGGCCTCGCGCCCACCCTCGCCGCCCTCGAAGCGGGCCGCACGCTCGCGCTCGCCAACAAGGAGTCGCTGATCGTCGGCGGCCCCCTGGTGAAGGCCCTCGCCAAGCCGGGCCAGATCATCCCCGTCGACTCCGAGCACGCCGCCCTCTTCCAGTCGCTCGCCGCCGGCACCCGCGCCGACGTACGCAAACTGGTCGTCACCGCTTCCGGTGGCCCGTTCCGGGGACGTACGAAGGCCGAGCTGGCGAACGTCACCCCGGACGACGCGCTCGCGCACCCCACCTGGGCCATGGGCCCGGTCATCACCGTCAACTCGGCGACGCTCGTCAACAAGGGCCTGGAGGTCATCGAGGCGCACCTCCTCTACGACATCCCGTTCGAGCGCATCGAGGTCGTCGTCCACCCGCAGTCCTACGTGCACTCCATGGTCGAGTTCACCGACGGCTCGACGCTGGCCCAGGCCACGCCGCCCGACATGCGCGGCCCCATCGCCATCGGCATCGGCTGGCCGGAGCGGGTGCCGGACGCGGCCCCCGCGTTCGACTGGACGAAGGCGTCGAGCTGGGAGTTCTTCCCGCTCGACAACGACGCTTTCCCGTCGGTCGGGCTCGCCCGGCATGTGGGGAAGCTCGCGGGCACGGCCCCGGCAGTGTTCAATGCCGCCAACGAGGAGTGCGTGGACGCGTTCTTGAACGGCGCCTTGCCCTTCAACGGGATCATGGAGACCGTGACACAGGTCGTCGCCGAACACGGCGACCCCGACATTTCTGCGTCGGGAACTTCCCTGACCGTCGCGGACGTCCTCGAAGCGGAGACCTGGGCGCGTGCCCGGGCCCGTGAACTGACGGCGAAGGCGACCGCGGAGGCCCGCGCATGA
- a CDS encoding acyl-CoA dehydrogenase family protein, with translation MSAPTPKPSVSEREARQVAEAAREQDWRKPSFAKELFLGRFRLDLIHPHPLPADEDAQRGEEFLAKLRDFCETKIDSARIEREAQIPDEVINGLKELGALGMKIDTKYGGLGLTQVYYNKALALVGSANPAIGALLSAHQSIGVPQPLKQFGTQEQKDEFLPRCARTDISAFLLTEPDVGSDPARMAMTAVPDGDDYVLDGVKLWTTNGVVADLLVVMARVPKSEGHKGGITAFVVEAASDGITVENRNAFMGLRGLENGVTRFHQVRVPATHRIGPEGAGLKIALTTLNTGRLSLPAMCVGAGKWCLKIAREWAGAREQWGKPVAFHEAVGAKISFIAATTFALEAVLDLSSQMADEDRNDIRIEAALAKLYGSEMGCLMADELVQIRGGRGFETAESLAARGERAVPAEQVLRDLRINRIFEGSTEIMHLLIAREAVDAHLKVAGDLIDPDKSLSDKAKAGAKAGGFYARWLPKLVTGAGQLPRSYAEFHPSGHADLSPHLRYVERNARKLARSTFYAMSRWQGKMETKQGFLGRVVDIGAELFAMSAACVRAELLRTTEEHGREAYQLADTFCRQSRIRVDELFDRLWTNTDDIDRKVVKGVLSGTYTWLESGVVDPSGEGPWIAAATPGPTKRENVHRPIR, from the coding sequence ATGTCCGCACCAACCCCCAAACCGTCCGTCAGCGAGCGCGAGGCCCGGCAGGTCGCCGAGGCCGCTCGTGAGCAGGACTGGCGCAAGCCCAGCTTCGCCAAGGAACTCTTCCTGGGCCGCTTCCGGCTCGACCTGATCCATCCGCACCCGCTGCCCGCGGACGAGGACGCCCAGCGCGGCGAGGAGTTCCTGGCCAAGCTCCGCGACTTCTGCGAGACGAAGATCGATTCGGCGCGCATCGAGCGCGAGGCGCAGATCCCCGACGAGGTGATCAACGGGCTCAAGGAGCTCGGCGCCCTCGGCATGAAGATCGACACGAAGTACGGCGGGCTCGGCCTCACCCAGGTGTACTACAACAAGGCCCTCGCCCTCGTCGGCTCCGCGAACCCGGCGATCGGCGCGCTGCTCTCCGCCCATCAGTCGATCGGCGTACCGCAGCCGCTGAAGCAGTTCGGCACCCAGGAGCAGAAGGACGAGTTCCTGCCGCGCTGTGCCCGCACGGACATCAGCGCGTTCCTGCTCACCGAGCCGGACGTCGGCTCCGACCCGGCGCGCATGGCGATGACGGCCGTGCCGGACGGTGACGACTACGTCCTGGACGGCGTGAAGCTGTGGACCACCAACGGTGTCGTCGCCGATCTGCTCGTGGTCATGGCGCGGGTGCCGAAGTCCGAGGGCCACAAGGGCGGCATCACCGCCTTCGTCGTCGAGGCCGCGTCGGACGGCATCACCGTCGAGAACCGCAACGCCTTCATGGGGCTGCGAGGGCTTGAGAACGGCGTCACCCGCTTCCACCAGGTCCGCGTCCCGGCGACGCACCGCATCGGCCCCGAGGGCGCGGGGCTCAAGATCGCTCTCACCACCCTCAACACCGGACGCCTCTCACTGCCCGCGATGTGCGTGGGCGCCGGCAAGTGGTGTCTGAAGATCGCCCGCGAGTGGGCGGGGGCGCGCGAGCAGTGGGGCAAGCCGGTCGCGTTCCACGAGGCGGTCGGCGCGAAGATCTCCTTCATCGCGGCGACGACCTTCGCCCTCGAAGCCGTACTCGACCTCTCCTCGCAGATGGCCGACGAGGACCGCAACGACATCCGCATCGAGGCCGCCCTCGCCAAGCTGTACGGCTCGGAGATGGGCTGTCTGATGGCGGACGAACTCGTCCAGATCCGCGGCGGCCGCGGCTTCGAGACCGCCGAGTCGCTCGCGGCCCGCGGCGAGCGCGCCGTCCCCGCCGAACAGGTCCTGCGCGACCTGCGCATCAACCGCATCTTCGAGGGCTCGACGGAGATCATGCACCTGCTGATCGCCCGCGAGGCCGTGGACGCGCACCTGAAGGTGGCGGGCGACCTGATCGACCCGGACAAGTCCCTGTCCGACAAGGCGAAGGCGGGCGCGAAGGCGGGCGGCTTCTACGCCCGCTGGCTCCCGAAGCTGGTCACAGGGGCGGGCCAACTCCCGCGCTCGTACGCCGAGTTCCACCCCAGCGGGCACGCGGACCTCTCCCCGCACCTGCGCTACGTAGAACGCAATGCCCGCAAGCTGGCCCGCTCGACCTTCTACGCGATGTCGCGCTGGCAGGGAAAGATGGAGACCAAGCAGGGCTTCCTGGGCCGCGTGGTCGACATCGGCGCCGAGCTCTTCGCGATGAGCGCGGCCTGCGTGCGCGCCGAGCTCCTGCGCACCACGGAGGAGCACGGCCGCGAGGCCTACCAGCTGGCCGACACCTTCTGCCGCCAGTCCCGCATCCGCGTCGACGAGCTCTTCGACCGCCTGTGGACCAACACCGACGACATCGACCGCAAGGTCGTCAAGGGCGTCCTCTCCGGTACGTACACCTGGCTGGAGTCCGGCGTCGTCGACCCCAGCGGCGAAGGACCCTGGATCGCGGCCGCGACCCCGGGCCCGACGAAACGGGAGAACGTCCATCGCCCCATCCGTTGA
- the gabT gene encoding 4-aminobutyrate--2-oxoglutarate transaminase has protein sequence MTEIPQERRVVTAIPGPKSQELQARRTATVAGGVGSVLPVFAARAGGGIIEDVDGNRFIDFGSGIAVTSVGASAEAVVRRATAQLADFTHTCFMVTPYEGYVAVAEQLAELTPGDHEKKSALFNSGAEAVENAVKIARSYTKRQAVVVFDHGYHGRTNLTMALTSKNMPYKNGFGPFAPEVYRVPVAYGYRWPTGEENAGPEAAKQAIDQISKQVGADNVAAIIIEPVLGEGGFIEPAKGFLPAIVQFANDNGIVFVADEIQSGFCRTGQWFACEDEGIVPDLITTAKGIAGGLPLAAVTGRAEIMDSAHAGGLGGTYGGNPVACAGALGAIETMKELDLNGKAKAIEATMKSRLSAIAEKYDIVGDIRGRGAMIAIELVKDRATKEPNPEATGALAKACHAEGLLVLTCGTYGNVLRFLPPLVIGDDLLNEGLDIIEAAFARI, from the coding sequence ATGACCGAAATTCCGCAGGAGCGCCGCGTCGTCACCGCCATTCCCGGGCCGAAGTCCCAGGAGCTGCAGGCCCGCCGGACCGCCACGGTCGCCGGTGGGGTGGGTTCCGTGCTGCCCGTGTTCGCGGCGCGTGCCGGTGGCGGCATCATCGAGGACGTCGACGGGAACCGCTTCATCGACTTCGGCTCCGGCATCGCCGTGACGTCGGTCGGTGCGAGCGCCGAGGCCGTCGTGCGCCGCGCGACCGCGCAGCTCGCCGACTTCACCCACACCTGTTTCATGGTCACGCCGTACGAGGGGTACGTCGCCGTCGCCGAGCAGCTCGCGGAGCTGACGCCGGGTGACCACGAGAAGAAGTCCGCGCTCTTCAACTCCGGCGCCGAGGCCGTCGAGAACGCCGTCAAGATCGCCCGCTCCTACACCAAGCGCCAGGCCGTCGTCGTCTTCGACCACGGCTACCACGGCCGTACCAACCTGACGATGGCGCTGACCAGCAAGAACATGCCGTACAAGAACGGCTTCGGGCCGTTCGCGCCCGAGGTCTACCGCGTACCGGTGGCCTACGGCTACCGCTGGCCGACGGGCGAGGAGAACGCCGGTCCCGAGGCCGCCAAGCAGGCCATCGACCAGATCAGCAAGCAGGTCGGCGCGGACAACGTCGCCGCGATCATCATCGAGCCGGTGCTCGGCGAGGGCGGCTTCATCGAGCCGGCCAAGGGCTTCCTGCCGGCGATCGTGCAGTTCGCCAACGACAACGGAATTGTGTTCGTCGCGGACGAGATCCAGTCCGGTTTCTGCCGTACCGGTCAGTGGTTCGCGTGTGAGGACGAGGGGATCGTCCCGGACCTGATCACGACCGCCAAGGGCATTGCCGGTGGTCTGCCGCTCGCCGCCGTCACCGGTCGCGCCGAGATCATGGACTCCGCGCACGCCGGCGGCCTCGGCGGCACCTACGGCGGCAACCCGGTGGCCTGCGCCGGTGCGCTCGGCGCCATCGAGACGATGAAGGAGCTCGACCTCAACGGCAAGGCCAAGGCGATCGAGGCGACGATGAAGTCGCGCCTCTCCGCCATCGCGGAGAAGTACGACATCGTCGGCGACATCCGCGGCCGTGGCGCCATGATCGCCATCGAGCTGGTCAAGGACCGCGCCACCAAGGAGCCGAACCCGGAGGCGACCGGCGCCCTGGCCAAGGCCTGCCACGCGGAGGGCCTGCTCGTCCTCACCTGTGGCACGTACGGCAACGTGCTGCGCTTCCTGCCGCCGCTGGTGATCGGCGACGACCTCCTCAACGAGGGCCTGGACATCATCGAGGCGGCCTTCGCCCGCATCTGA